Part of the Clostridia bacterium genome, CTGGAGTCAATCACCGCCACCAGCTGGCGGCTAATCTCTACCATCTTGCGGCGGATGGGCAAGGACTCAACGTCGTGTTTAGTCAACCCTTCCTCCAGGCTCAGGGCGCTACCGCCCATCACGCAAACCTGGGCATGCAGGCCCGCCAGCATCTGCTCCCCCATCCCGCCGAAAAGGTTGTAGGCATAGGGTCGCATGATGCCGCCAGTAACGATTACCGTGATGTTCTGCCGGTCCCGAAGCTCATAGGCAATCTCAACGCTATCGGTGATGACCCGCAGGCTTTGGGGTGGGTTGAGGGCCCGAGCCACCTCTAAAGTGGTGGTACCGGCGTCAAGAATGATGCTCCCAGCCCTTTCCACCAGCTTGGCTGCTAACCGGCCAATCTTCTGCTTTTCGGCAGTCCGCATTTGGGCCCTGACCTCGGTCTTTCCAGCCTCGGGCAAGCAATGGGACAGGCAGGCTCCACCCCGAGTGCGGATCAGGACGCCAGCTTGCTCAAGCTCAATCAGGTCGCGCCTGATGGTGGAAAGGGATACCTTCAGCATTTGCGCCAGCTCCGCCGCCGAAATCCAATCTCGTTGGCCGAGAATCGATCGTATTTCTTCCCGCCTTTGGGCCGTCAACAAGCCAATCTCTCCTTAACCGAGGCCAGTTACCAAGCCAAACTTGCCCGCCAATTTGGCGTCCGGCGCTCACGGCCAGCCAGCTACGGCCCAGTCAAATGACCTCCACAACCGTATAGCCGGCCACGGTGCTGCGCTTAACCGAAACAATTCGCCATGGATAATCAATTTCCTTCATTTT contains:
- a CDS encoding DeoR/GlpR transcriptional regulator; translated protein: MLTAQRREEIRSILGQRDWISAAELAQMLKVSLSTIRRDLIELEQAGVLIRTRGGACLSHCLPEAGKTEVRAQMRTAEKQKIGRLAAKLVERAGSIILDAGTTTLEVARALNPPQSLRVITDSVEIAYELRDRQNITVIVTGGIMRPYAYNLFGGMGEQMLAGLHAQVCVMGGSALSLEEGLTKHDVESLPIRRKMVEISRQLVAVIDSSKFEKTGVGTVCPVTRINLLVTDAGISAEFRQALERQGVKVMVAE